One Falsarthrobacter nasiphocae DNA segment encodes these proteins:
- a CDS encoding D-alanine--D-alanine ligase family protein, whose product MTQNPHESSQAGDRRTVLVLFGGVSSEHSVSCVSAVSVLRAIDRSRFDVLAVGITRSGEWTLVDAEGLDYSFAPGAPLPEVRPGEDRVAFSPVAGSRELLLMRDGAYSSLGVVDVVFPILHGPWGEDGTVQGLLELVGVPYAGAGVLTSAAGMDKDFMKRLFLGAGLEVGPYAVITDKAWRRDPEAAIAGLEGLEYPLFVKPARAGSSQGITRVEDAGGLRAAIEEARNHDPKVVVEQGIRGREIEVAVLGGRGTEPTRASLPGEIAVDEAGAHNFYDFAAKYIENDAARLSCPAEMPVEAVEAVRALAIEAFDALDGEGLSRVDFFLTEDGRFVINEINTMPGFTPISMYPALWGRTGLTYPELVSELLDLALSRPVGLR is encoded by the coding sequence GTGACCCAGAACCCCCACGAATCCTCGCAGGCCGGAGACCGCCGGACCGTCCTCGTCCTCTTCGGCGGCGTCTCGAGCGAGCACTCCGTCTCCTGCGTCAGCGCCGTGAGCGTCCTCCGGGCCATCGACCGCTCTCGGTTCGACGTCCTCGCCGTCGGCATCACGCGCAGCGGCGAGTGGACGCTCGTGGACGCGGAGGGGCTCGACTACAGCTTCGCGCCCGGCGCGCCCCTGCCTGAAGTCCGGCCTGGGGAGGACCGCGTGGCGTTCTCGCCCGTGGCGGGCAGCCGCGAGCTGCTCCTCATGCGGGACGGGGCGTACTCCTCGCTCGGCGTCGTCGACGTCGTCTTCCCGATCCTCCACGGACCGTGGGGCGAGGACGGCACCGTCCAGGGGCTCCTTGAGCTCGTCGGCGTGCCGTATGCCGGCGCGGGCGTGCTGACGTCGGCCGCGGGCATGGACAAGGACTTCATGAAGCGCCTCTTCCTCGGCGCCGGGCTCGAGGTGGGGCCGTACGCGGTCATCACGGACAAGGCGTGGCGGAGGGACCCTGAGGCGGCCATAGCCGGCCTGGAGGGCCTTGAGTACCCGCTCTTCGTCAAGCCGGCCCGCGCCGGCTCCTCCCAGGGCATCACGCGCGTCGAGGACGCGGGCGGCCTCCGCGCCGCCATCGAGGAGGCCCGGAACCACGATCCGAAGGTCGTCGTCGAGCAGGGCATCCGCGGGCGCGAGATCGAGGTCGCCGTCCTCGGCGGCCGCGGCACCGAGCCCACGCGGGCGAGCCTGCCCGGCGAGATCGCCGTGGACGAGGCCGGAGCCCACAACTTCTACGACTTCGCCGCGAAGTACATTGAGAACGACGCCGCCCGCCTCTCCTGCCCGGCGGAGATGCCGGTGGAGGCGGTCGAGGCCGTGCGGGCCCTGGCCATCGAGGCCTTCGACGCGCTCGACGGCGAGGGCCTGTCCCGCGTGGACTTCTTCCTCACGGAGGACGGCCGGTTCGTCATCAATGAGATCAACACGATGCCCGGGTTCACCCCGATCAGCATGTACCCGGCCCTCTGGGGACGTACGGGACTCACCTACCCGGAGCTCGTCTCCGAGCTGCTGGACCTCGCCCTCTCGCGGCCCGTCGGCCTCCGCTGA
- a CDS encoding lysophospholipid acyltransferase family protein: protein MATANSVKRTIRGTAAVVIPFLKGTFDITWKGQEHLAGEGGVIVVSNHVTQVDPLLVGHFVLDTGRMPHFMAKKSMFGWPLVGWIMRRSNQVPVFRGTQDAGRAIDIAREIVAGGEALIVYPEGTLTRDPGLWPMRGYTGAARLALATGAPVVPVAHWGDQMVLPTRGGTKIPKRFRPPVTVQAGPAVDLSDLRDQPITKATLMEATERIMSALTAQLADIRGEAPPAVRFDPRKAAS, encoded by the coding sequence GTGGCCACAGCGAACAGCGTCAAACGGACTATCCGCGGCACGGCCGCCGTCGTCATCCCGTTCCTCAAGGGCACGTTCGACATCACGTGGAAGGGGCAGGAGCACCTGGCCGGGGAGGGCGGCGTCATCGTCGTCTCGAACCACGTGACGCAGGTGGACCCGCTCCTCGTGGGGCACTTCGTCTTGGACACTGGCCGGATGCCGCACTTCATGGCCAAGAAGTCCATGTTCGGGTGGCCCCTCGTCGGATGGATCATGCGCCGCTCAAACCAGGTTCCGGTCTTCCGCGGCACGCAGGACGCGGGGCGGGCCATCGACATCGCGCGCGAGATCGTCGCCGGCGGCGAGGCTCTCATTGTCTACCCGGAGGGCACCCTGACGCGAGACCCGGGCCTGTGGCCCATGCGCGGCTACACCGGCGCGGCCCGCCTCGCCCTGGCCACGGGCGCGCCCGTGGTGCCCGTGGCCCACTGGGGGGACCAGATGGTCCTGCCGACGAGGGGCGGCACGAAGATCCCGAAGCGCTTCCGGCCTCCCGTGACGGTCCAGGCGGGGCCCGCCGTGGACCTCAGCGACCTGCGGGACCAGCCGATCACCAAGGCCACCCTCATGGAGGCTACCGAGCGCATCATGTCCGCGTTGACGGCACAGCTCGCGGACATCCGCGGTGAGGCCCCGCCCGCTGTGCGCTTCGACCCGAGGAAGGCCGCCTCGTGA
- a CDS encoding NAD(P)H-dependent glycerol-3-phosphate dehydrogenase gives MTRVAILGSGSWGTAFGKILTDAREDTLVTLWARRETVAAEINERHLNREYFPDVELSERMTATTDPAAAVRGASVVVVAVPSQSARALMERVAGALEPDAIVVSLMKGLERGTHLRMSQVLAESLGLSPERIAVVSGPNLAREIVDRQPTASVVAAANPLVAARIAELCTAPYFRPYTNTDVVGVEVGGVVKNIIAVAVGMCDGLGVGDNSKASIMTRGLAETMRLALALGGLGPTLAGLAGMGDLVATCSSRLSRNNTAGRLLAEGLTPDEVAERMSQVAEGVKSAAAVAELAAQYDVRMPITQAVVDVVEGRLAVNDMGARLMGRDLTSEGEL, from the coding sequence GTGACCCGCGTCGCCATCCTCGGCAGCGGCTCCTGGGGCACCGCCTTCGGCAAGATCCTGACCGACGCCCGCGAGGACACCCTCGTCACCCTGTGGGCGCGGCGCGAGACCGTCGCGGCCGAGATCAACGAGCGCCACCTCAACCGGGAGTACTTCCCGGACGTGGAGCTCTCCGAGCGCATGACGGCCACGACCGATCCGGCGGCGGCCGTCCGGGGCGCCAGCGTCGTCGTCGTCGCCGTGCCCTCCCAGTCCGCCCGCGCGCTCATGGAGCGCGTCGCCGGCGCGCTCGAGCCCGATGCCATCGTGGTCTCCCTCATGAAGGGCCTGGAGCGGGGGACGCACCTGCGGATGTCCCAGGTCCTCGCGGAGTCGCTCGGACTGTCCCCTGAGCGGATCGCCGTCGTGTCCGGGCCCAACCTGGCCCGCGAGATCGTGGACCGCCAGCCCACCGCCTCCGTCGTGGCCGCCGCCAACCCCCTCGTGGCCGCGCGGATCGCCGAACTGTGCACGGCCCCCTATTTCCGGCCCTACACCAACACGGACGTCGTCGGCGTCGAGGTCGGCGGGGTCGTCAAGAACATCATCGCTGTGGCTGTGGGGATGTGCGACGGGCTCGGCGTGGGGGACAACTCCAAGGCCTCGATCATGACGCGCGGCCTCGCCGAGACCATGCGCCTCGCCCTCGCCCTCGGCGGGCTCGGCCCCACGCTGGCCGGCCTCGCTGGGATGGGCGATCTCGTGGCCACATGCTCCTCGCGGCTGTCCCGCAACAACACGGCCGGACGGCTTCTGGCCGAGGGGCTGACGCCGGACGAGGTGGCCGAGCGGATGTCGCAGGTCGCCGAAGGCGTGAAGTCGGCGGCCGCCGTGGCAGAATTGGCGGCTCAATACGATGTGCGGATGCCCATCACCCAGGCCGTCGTCGACGTCGTGGAAGGACGTCTCGCGGTGAACGACATGGGCGCACGGCTCATGGGACGAGACTTGACGTCGGAAGGCGAGCTGTGA
- a CDS encoding ATP-dependent DNA helicase RecG, whose translation MSAGLDRPLKEILGARMASAVEKEIGASTAGELLDWLPRSYVALGERSSLTELPVDADVSFVAEIVAVSSRRLHTRKGSITEVVVTDGETELAFSLFGHHRAHSGLEVGALGLLSGKTSLYQGRITLKSPKFAALSSEEEAERLGAVPIYPATSGLTSHAIERAVALVLASLGMPDVFGDEGPERDLPGSGAREGSVADAGLPAVDGLGTAVEDPLPADVRERQGLVGLAEAYLRVHRPRVPEDAAPGRARLRWQEAFVLQTALAQRRHAASTRLAVPRPPVPGGLLERFDAALPFSLTPGQAAAGARIAEALAGSSPLNALLQGEVGSGKTVVALRAMLHVVDAGGQAVFLAPTEVLASQHAASIRSLLGPLSEEGTVFDAGDGGVRVVCVTGSMPTAARREALLQAASGSAGIVVGTHALLSEGVTFAELGLVVVDEQHRFGVKQRDALRQSAEHPPHMLVMTATPIPRSVAMSVFGDLEILTLEGLPSGRSPIATHVVPLAEHPAWEGRIWSRAREELDRGRQVFVVAPRIGGDDTDGTGSAGSPGRAGHTAGGRGSSGRGANADEAETGSTSVEETAAWLEAERVLGPHRVGMLHGAQHPEDKAEAMRAFASGEVGALVATTVVEVGVDVPNATLMIILDAERFGISQLHQLRGRVGRGQHGGTCLLVTRLEPGHPSRERLEAVAATTDGFALAEADVRLRREGDILGTAQSGTRRTLRLLSLGRDGAIIAAARDEAVRLVGEDPELSEAPGLARLISERLGEERAAFLDRG comes from the coding sequence GTGAGCGCTGGGCTGGACCGCCCGCTCAAGGAGATCCTCGGCGCCCGCATGGCGTCCGCGGTGGAGAAGGAGATCGGCGCGAGCACGGCCGGCGAGCTGCTGGACTGGCTCCCCCGCAGCTATGTGGCCCTGGGGGAGCGCTCGAGTCTCACGGAGCTGCCCGTGGACGCGGACGTCTCGTTCGTCGCCGAGATCGTCGCGGTGTCCTCGCGGCGCCTGCACACGCGCAAGGGGAGCATCACGGAGGTCGTCGTCACGGACGGCGAGACCGAGCTCGCGTTCTCCCTCTTCGGACACCACCGTGCGCACAGCGGCCTGGAGGTCGGGGCGCTGGGCCTTCTCAGCGGCAAGACCTCGCTGTACCAGGGGCGGATCACGCTCAAGAGCCCCAAGTTCGCCGCGCTCAGCTCGGAGGAGGAGGCGGAGCGTCTCGGGGCCGTCCCCATCTATCCGGCGACGTCCGGGCTGACGAGCCACGCCATCGAGCGCGCCGTGGCCCTCGTCCTCGCGAGCCTCGGCATGCCGGACGTCTTCGGGGATGAGGGTCCCGAGCGTGACCTCCCGGGCAGCGGGGCCCGGGAGGGCTCGGTCGCAGACGCCGGCCTCCCCGCCGTCGACGGGCTCGGGACAGCCGTCGAGGACCCCCTTCCCGCGGACGTCCGCGAGCGCCAGGGGCTCGTCGGCCTCGCAGAGGCGTACCTGCGTGTCCACCGGCCCCGTGTGCCCGAGGACGCGGCGCCAGGCCGCGCGCGCCTGCGCTGGCAGGAGGCCTTCGTCCTCCAGACGGCCCTCGCGCAGCGCCGCCACGCGGCGAGCACCCGCTTGGCCGTGCCGCGTCCCCCGGTCCCCGGTGGTCTCCTCGAGCGGTTCGACGCCGCGCTGCCCTTCAGCCTGACCCCCGGCCAGGCAGCGGCGGGCGCGCGCATCGCCGAGGCGCTGGCTGGCTCGAGCCCGCTCAACGCCCTCCTCCAGGGGGAGGTCGGCTCGGGCAAGACGGTTGTGGCCCTGCGCGCCATGCTCCATGTTGTGGACGCGGGCGGCCAGGCCGTCTTCCTCGCCCCCACGGAGGTCCTCGCCTCCCAGCACGCCGCGAGCATCCGGTCCCTCCTGGGCCCCCTCTCTGAGGAGGGCACGGTCTTTGACGCGGGCGACGGCGGCGTGCGCGTGGTGTGCGTGACCGGCTCCATGCCCACCGCGGCGCGCCGCGAGGCCCTTCTCCAGGCGGCCTCCGGCAGCGCTGGCATCGTCGTCGGCACCCACGCACTCCTCTCGGAGGGGGTGACGTTCGCGGAGCTCGGCCTCGTCGTCGTGGATGAGCAGCACCGGTTCGGCGTGAAGCAGCGCGACGCGCTGCGCCAGAGCGCCGAGCACCCGCCGCACATGCTCGTCATGACGGCCACGCCCATTCCGCGCTCGGTCGCCATGAGTGTCTTCGGGGACCTGGAGATCCTCACCCTTGAGGGCCTGCCGTCGGGGCGCTCTCCCATCGCCACGCACGTCGTCCCTCTCGCCGAGCACCCCGCGTGGGAGGGGCGCATCTGGTCCCGGGCCCGGGAGGAGCTGGACCGGGGGCGGCAGGTCTTCGTCGTTGCGCCGCGGATCGGCGGGGACGACACGGACGGCACGGGCTCAGCGGGCTCACCGGGCCGAGCGGGTCACACGGCGGGCGGGCGCGGGTCGTCCGGCAGGGGCGCGAACGCCGACGAGGCCGAGACCGGCTCCACCAGCGTCGAGGAGACCGCCGCCTGGCTCGAGGCCGAGCGCGTCCTCGGCCCGCACCGCGTGGGGATGCTCCACGGCGCCCAGCACCCCGAGGACAAGGCCGAGGCCATGCGAGCGTTCGCCTCAGGCGAGGTCGGGGCGCTCGTCGCGACGACGGTCGTCGAGGTGGGCGTCGACGTCCCCAACGCGACCCTCATGATCATTCTCGACGCCGAGCGGTTCGGCATCTCGCAGCTCCACCAGCTCCGGGGCCGAGTCGGCCGAGGCCAGCACGGCGGCACCTGCCTCCTCGTCACGCGCCTCGAGCCCGGACACCCCAGCCGGGAGCGCCTCGAGGCCGTGGCGGCGACCACGGACGGGTTCGCGCTCGCGGAGGCGGACGTGCGGCTGCGGCGCGAGGGCGACATCCTCGGCACGGCCCAGTCCGGGACGCGCCGCACGCTGAGACTCCTGTCCTTGGGGCGGGACGGCGCCATCATCGCGGCGGCGCGGGACGAGGCCGTGCGGCTCGTGGGCGAGGACCCGGAGCTGTCCGAGGCGCCGGGGCTCGCACGCCTCATCTCCGAGCGCCTCGGGGAGGAGCGGGCCGCGTTCCTCGACCGCGGGTAG
- a CDS encoding DAK2 domain-containing protein, translated as MDRSADGLRSLPGPRHVDAWLVESARWLERFESLINHINVFPVADRDTGSNLLATVRACVEPLASAVARASSADDGGLAPDRAPSQAPEPARAPAAPAPTDPETWGSRLQIAAQAAGRRALGNSGTVLVVLLASLAHHLEGVRRLDAPSWSAAVTAAEVRAASAVSERAPASVFDILTAMAAVPAPEGGSVRSLLSLVEAQADAARRAVAATLNGSEALARFGVIDAGAAGLLVVIEALRSVLTGEPFREDAVRSLPGLETSEQSVVEARGSSCPTGGESGVEVVCTVVATPLDMAMARAALDEAAESVMVSPLDRADAAGMDPLLWRVHAHADAPETILDIVAEAGAPGDVTISSLEDPER; from the coding sequence ATGGATCGCTCGGCGGACGGTCTTCGCTCGCTGCCGGGGCCTCGGCACGTTGACGCGTGGCTCGTGGAGAGCGCTCGCTGGCTCGAGCGCTTCGAGTCGCTCATCAACCACATCAACGTCTTTCCCGTTGCGGACCGGGACACCGGCTCCAACCTCTTGGCCACGGTGCGCGCCTGCGTCGAGCCCCTCGCCTCCGCGGTCGCCCGTGCCTCCTCGGCCGACGACGGCGGGCTGGCGCCGGATCGAGCCCCGTCCCAGGCGCCTGAGCCCGCCCGCGCCCCGGCCGCTCCCGCCCCCACAGACCCGGAGACGTGGGGCAGCCGCCTGCAGATCGCGGCCCAGGCCGCGGGCCGGCGGGCGCTCGGCAACTCGGGCACCGTGCTCGTGGTCCTCCTGGCGAGCCTGGCCCACCACCTCGAGGGCGTCCGCCGCCTCGACGCCCCGTCCTGGTCTGCGGCCGTCACCGCGGCCGAGGTCCGTGCCGCGAGCGCCGTCTCCGAGCGCGCCCCAGCGAGCGTCTTCGACATTCTGACGGCCATGGCGGCCGTTCCCGCCCCCGAGGGCGGCAGCGTCCGGTCCCTGCTCAGCCTCGTGGAGGCGCAGGCGGACGCGGCTCGCCGCGCGGTCGCGGCCACGCTCAACGGCTCGGAGGCTCTGGCTCGCTTCGGCGTGATCGACGCCGGGGCCGCCGGTCTCCTCGTCGTCATCGAGGCGCTCCGCTCTGTCCTCACGGGCGAGCCGTTCCGCGAGGACGCCGTCCGTTCCCTTCCGGGGCTTGAGACGAGCGAGCAGAGCGTGGTCGAGGCCCGCGGATCGTCGTGTCCCACTGGTGGGGAGTCTGGTGTGGAGGTGGTCTGCACGGTCGTGGCCACGCCCCTTGACATGGCGATGGCCCGCGCCGCTCTCGACGAGGCGGCCGAGAGCGTCATGGTCTCGCCCCTGGACCGCGCGGATGCCGCGGGCATGGATCCGTTGCTGTGGCGGGTGCATGCCCATGCCGACGCCCCCGAGACGATTCTCGACATCGTTGCGGAGGCCGGCGCGCCGGGGGACGTGACGATCTCGAGCCTCGAGGACCCGGAGCGGTGA
- a CDS encoding LCP family protein: MPENLDSPRPTARRAAKPRRRRRGVWITLGALGLIIAILVGVAAVWLNGLKNSFESKSSVIENVFPDESSRPPKSADGSTNILLLGSDKRPTPVDPKVAVPGGGADQRSDSIMLVNISADRKHVSVISVMRDLWVPIPGHGENKVNAGYALGGYKLEVQTLEQLLQTRIDHVAEIDMASFEALGNAMGGLDVYVEKETTLSHLDGTVLKPGMTHMDGRLALAFSRERYAYADGDYQRVRNQHAVMSAILKKLMSKETLSSPSKIKDITDLTSPYVSHDPQFDFATISRLGFELRNVRAGDVKFATMPTAGTGWSKDGQSIVLVDEKGLASLRTALKDDKVAAWLTTSDNHEKP; encoded by the coding sequence ATGCCAGAGAACCTCGACTCGCCCCGCCCGACCGCCCGCCGGGCCGCCAAGCCCCGTCGCCGTCGCCGCGGCGTCTGGATCACCCTCGGCGCCCTCGGGCTCATCATCGCGATCCTCGTGGGCGTCGCCGCGGTCTGGCTCAACGGCCTGAAGAACTCCTTTGAGTCCAAGTCCAGCGTCATAGAGAACGTCTTCCCCGACGAGTCCTCACGCCCCCCGAAGTCCGCGGACGGGTCCACGAACATCCTCCTCCTCGGCTCCGACAAGCGCCCCACGCCCGTTGACCCCAAGGTCGCCGTGCCAGGCGGCGGCGCGGACCAGCGCAGCGACTCGATCATGCTCGTCAACATCTCGGCGGACCGCAAGCACGTCAGCGTCATCAGCGTCATGCGCGACCTCTGGGTCCCCATCCCGGGCCACGGGGAGAACAAGGTCAACGCCGGCTACGCGCTCGGCGGATACAAGCTCGAGGTCCAGACGCTCGAGCAGCTCCTCCAGACGCGGATCGACCATGTCGCGGAGATCGACATGGCCTCCTTCGAGGCCCTCGGCAATGCGATGGGCGGCCTCGACGTCTACGTGGAGAAGGAGACCACGCTCTCCCACCTGGACGGCACCGTCCTCAAGCCGGGCATGACTCACATGGACGGCAGGCTCGCCCTCGCCTTCAGCCGGGAGCGCTACGCGTATGCCGACGGCGACTACCAGCGCGTGCGCAACCAGCACGCCGTCATGAGCGCCATCCTGAAGAAGCTCATGTCCAAGGAGACGCTCTCCAGCCCGAGCAAGATCAAGGACATCACGGACCTGACGAGCCCGTACGTCTCCCATGACCCGCAGTTCGACTTCGCCACGATCAGCCGCCTCGGGTTCGAGCTGCGGAACGTGCGCGCCGGCGACGTGAAGTTCGCGACCATGCCCACGGCTGGCACCGGCTGGTCCAAGGACGGGCAGTCGATCGTCCTCGTGGACGAGAAGGGCCTCGCCTCCCTGCGGACGGCCCTCAAGGACGATAAAGTGGCAGCCTGGCTCACCACGTCCGACAACCACGAGAAGCCATGA
- a CDS encoding DUF3515 family protein, translating to MRLRHVTLALLAALPLTGCASAVVTTAAPAANNPLCASAMLKTPETISGRDRRDTTSQGNTAYGDPADIVVRCGVDAPGPTSQKCLAVDGVDWLVVEEQHPGQSPSHTWRATTYGTEPTLEVVFNADTMPSSDVLPTLSAAAGALEKKRSCQ from the coding sequence ATGAGACTCCGACACGTCACCCTCGCCCTCCTCGCCGCGCTGCCCCTGACGGGGTGCGCCTCCGCTGTCGTCACGACGGCGGCGCCTGCGGCCAACAATCCCCTCTGTGCGAGCGCGATGCTCAAGACCCCCGAGACGATCTCCGGGCGCGACCGGCGGGACACGACCTCACAGGGCAACACGGCGTACGGGGACCCCGCGGACATTGTCGTTCGGTGCGGCGTGGACGCGCCCGGGCCCACGAGCCAGAAGTGCCTCGCGGTGGACGGGGTGGACTGGCTTGTCGTGGAGGAGCAGCACCCAGGGCAGTCGCCGTCCCACACGTGGCGGGCCACGACCTACGGAACCGAGCCCACCCTCGAAGTGGTCTTCAACGCGGACACGATGCCCTCCTCGGATGTCCTGCCCACCCTGAGCGCGGCCGCGGGCGCGCTGGAGAAGAAGCGCTCCTGCCAGTAG